One window of Thioclava sp. GXIMD4216 genomic DNA carries:
- a CDS encoding PAAR domain-containing protein: MPQVARVGDKHVCPKQGHGTNVIVSGGTAMADGKPIARVGDKCACGCTIVTGSSQQTLDGRPVAIVGSKTSGGGTIVSGSPNHTA, encoded by the coding sequence ATGCCACAGGTCGCACGGGTGGGTGATAAACATGTTTGCCCCAAACAGGGTCACGGAACCAATGTGATCGTCTCGGGCGGCACGGCAATGGCGGATGGCAAGCCGATTGCACGGGTGGGCGATAAATGCGCCTGCGGCTGCACCATTGTCACAGGGTCGTCGCAGCAGACCCTTGACGGGCGACCGGTGGCGATTGTCGGCTCCAAAACCTCGGGCGGTGGCACCATCGTTTCCGGCTCGCCCAACCATACCGCCTGA